The region GGGAAGATACCTTCTGGGAAGGCTTCCAGGTCACCTGACCGGACAGGCGGGCGCGAGGGGCAACCTTCGCGCCCGACTTCTTTCCAGATACCTCGTGACTTTATCCCGGCAGAGCGTCGCCGGGCCAATTCCAAGCAAAACAGGTTTCAGCCCATGCCCGACTGGCAATTCCGCCGCCCGTTCCTCGGACTGGCACTCGCGCTTTCGACGGCGCTCGCCCTGCCGCTTGCCGCAGCCAATGCCCACGGGCAGGCGAGTGCGGCGCAGCTAGAGCGTTCGGTGCACTTGCGCGAGAGCTGGCAATACCTGACGCGCGACGTGGCCTGGCCGGCCAACTGGACGCCGGACGGCAAGGCCTTCGCCTATCGCAGGACCGTCGAGGGCGGGTTCGCCTTCGAACTTGTCAGCCTCGATGGACTGGGCCGGTCCGCGCCCTTCGACCATGCGCGGCTCGCCGAGGCACTGGGCAAGGCGCTGGGCAAGCCCATCGAGCCACTGCGGCTTCCCTTCACCGAATTCACTTACGCCGATGCCGAGCGCAGTGCGATCCGCTTCGGGCTCGACTACGAGCCCTGGGAGTGCTCGCTGGCCGACTACACCTGCCGCAAGCTCGCGTTTCCCGGTCGCCCGCGTGGCTTCGGTGTCGTGCGCGATCTGACCGTGCCTGCCGACAATCACCCGCGCGTCTCGCCCGACGGCAAGTGGAGCGCGCAGGTCGAGGACGACAACCTCGTCGTGCGCAGCGCGGGAGGCAAGGTCGTGCAGGTGCGCAGCGTCGACGGCACGCCGGGCAACTTCTACGATCCCGAGACAATCGCCTGGTCGCCCGACAGCGGTCACCTGATGATCTACCGCGTGAACCCGGGCTATGCGCGCCACGTGCTGCGCGTCGCGGCAGCGCCCGAAGACAGCCTCCAGCCGCAGCTGCGCAGCCAGCTCTATCCCAAGCCCGGCGATGCGATCGACCAGGAACAGCCCGTCCTCTTCGACGTTGCCAGCGGCAAGCAGACGGTGATCGACAACACGCTGTTTCCCAACCCCTACGAGCTGTCGACGCCGCGCTGGCGCGCCGATGGTGCCAGCGCCGAGTTCGACTACGTGCGCCGTGGCTTCCAGCAGGCACGCGTGATCGCGGTCGATGCGCAGACCGGCGCGGCCCATGCCGCTGTGACCGAGAACGCGAAGACCTTCGTCTACGCCGACCGCCGCTTCGTCCATGACGTCGACGGGCTGGGCAAGGAGATCATCTGGGCATCGGAGCGTGACGGGTGGAACCACCTCTACCGCTTCGACGGCAGGACCGGGAAGGTCCTGAACCAGATCACGAAGGGCGACTGGGTCGTGCGCGAGGTCGTGCGTGTCGACGACGAGGCCCGTCAGATCTGGTTCGCGGCGAGCGGGATGAACCCGGGTGAGGACCCTTACTTCATTCACTATTACCGCATCGACTTCGATGGAAAGAACCTCGTTGCGCTGACGCCGGAGAAGGCCAACCACACCGCGCGCTTTTCGCCCGACATGCAGTATTTCGTGGATACCTATTCGCGCGTCGACCTGCCTACGGTGAGCGTGCTTCGCCGCGCTTCGGACGGTTCGGCCGTGGCGACGATCAGCAAGGGCGACATCACCCGCCTCGTCGCCGCCGGCTTCAAGGCGCCCGAGCCCTTCGTCGCCAAGGGGCGCGATGGCAAGACCGACATCTGGGGCCTCGTCGTTCGCCCGACGAACTACGATCCCTCCAGGACGTACCCTGTGATCGAGAACATCTACGCCGGCCCTCACGACAGCTTCGTGCCCAAGACCTTCTGGCCCTTCGGCTACCATTCGGGCGGCGACAAGGTGATGGGCATGCAGATGCTCGCAGACCTCGGCTTCATCGTCGTCCAGATCGACGGGATGGGGACCGCCAACCGCTCCAAGGCGTTCCACGACGTCGCATGGAAGGATCTTGCCGATTCCGGCTTCCCCGACCGCATCGCATGGCATCGCGCGCTGGCGGCGAAGAATCCTTCCTACGACATCTCGCGCGTCGGCATATACGGCGCCTCGGCGGGCGGGCAGAGCACGCTCAACGCGCTTCTCTTCCACGGCGACTTCTACAAGGCAGGCTTCGCCATGGCGGGCTGCTTCGACAACCGCATGGACAAGATCAGCTGGAATGAGCAGTGGCTCGGCTGGCCGGTCGATGCCTCCTACACGGCCGCCTCGGGCGTCGAACATGCCGACAAGCTCACCGGCAAGCTGTTTCTTCTGTGGGGCGAGCAGGACAGCAACGTCGATCCCGCATCCTCGATGCAGGTCGTCGATGCGCTGGTGAAGGCGGGCAAGGATTTCGACATGCTGGTCGTGCCCGGCGAGGAGCATTCCGTGGGCCGTTCGAGCGGACCGATCGACTACGTCAATCGCCGGATGTTCCGCTTCTTCACCGAGGCGCTCGAACAGGGCGAGTGATCGCTTGTCGCGGCAGGCGCGAGGTTCTCGTGCCCGCTAGCTGGCCGAGAACGTAAAAGCCCGCCGGTCACCCCAGGTGGCCGGCGGGCTTCGTTGTTCCGGGGCAGGGTGCACAGGGTGGGAGGTTTCCCACTAGCCCCGGAACAAGGGAAGCGTGCGGTGTCCGTTTCGGGCTACCGCGCGGTTCCTCCTTGCGAATTTACGATTTCTCAGCGGCTCACCCTGAAGGCGACGGTGCCGTGCGCAGGCACCTCGACCGAGGCGGGCAGGCTGGTGCTGGTCTCGCCGCTCCACAGGTTCTCGACCTTGCCGACCTTGGCGAGGCCGGTGCCCTCGAGGCTGACCGGCATCGTGACCGGCGCATCCGAGCGGTTGAACAGGGCGAGCGCAACGCCGCCGTCGGCGAGCGGCTTTGTCCAGACCTCGCTGGTACCCTGCTTGCGCACGGCCTTGCCCTGCACGCCGCGCGCATCCTGGTCGATGGCGATGACGCGCGGATTGGTGAGGATGGCGAGCATTTCGGGGCTCGTCTCGCGCAGGTCGTGGCCCATCATCAGCGGGGCCGCCGACATCGCCCACAAGGTCATGTGGGTGCGGTATTCCTCGGCGCTCATCCCGCCGTTGCCGATCTCGAGCATGTCCGGGTCGTTCCAGCCGTTGGGGCCGGCATGGGAGGGCTTGCCGTTGTGATCGAAACCGATCTTGGCCATGGTCTCGAAGTCGTCGGTGATGTCGCCGGTGGTGCGCCACAGTTCACCGCCTACGTCGCGGCCCCATTCGCCCACGTCGAAGCGGCCGTATTCGCACAGCGAGAACAGGATGTCGCGGCCCGTGTCGCGCAGCGCCTTGCCCATCTCGTAGTAGCTGCGCACCACGGTATCGCGGTCGTTGTAGAACCATTCGCCCGAGCACAGGTCGTACTTGAGGTAGTCGAAGCCCCAGTCGGCGAAGGTCTGCGCGTCCTGCTGCACGTGGCCGTAGCTGCCTTCGTAGCCGGCACAGGTGCGCGGGCCCTGCGAGGAGTAGATGCCGATCTTCAGGCCCTTCGAGTGGACGTAGTCGGTCAGCGCCTTCATGTCGGGGAACTTGGCATTGGGCTGGAGGACGCCGTTTGCATCGCGCTTGCCCTGCCAGCCATCGTCGATGTTGACGTAAGTGTAGCCTGCATCGCGCAGGCCCGTGGCGACCATCGCGTCGGCCATCGCGCGCACGGTCGCATCGTCGATGTGCTCGTCGAACTTGTTCCAGCTCGACCAGCCCATCGGCGGGGTGGGGGCGAGCTTGCCCGGGATCGGCGCACCCATCGCGGGCAGCTGCGTGAACTGGAAGGCGCGCGCCCTGGCGTCGGCCTTGGTCCCCTTGTGACCCGTCTCGTCGATGTCGCTGAACCAGATCTTGCCGGTAAGGCGCACCTTGCCGTCCTGCATCGCCACGTGCCAGGTCTGGGTGGGATTGTCCCAGTCGTTGATGTTGTTGGCCTCGAAGGTGAGCGTGCCGTTCTCGAGCCGGGCATTGCGCATCTCGACCGGGCCGTACCACAAGGTCGTGACCTCGCCCTCGATCGCTTCGCCTTGCGAGCGCACCTGCATCATCGTCACGCCCGGACGGTCCGGGGCTTCATCGAAGAGC is a window of Novosphingobium aureum DNA encoding:
- a CDS encoding DPP IV N-terminal domain-containing protein, with product MPDWQFRRPFLGLALALSTALALPLAAANAHGQASAAQLERSVHLRESWQYLTRDVAWPANWTPDGKAFAYRRTVEGGFAFELVSLDGLGRSAPFDHARLAEALGKALGKPIEPLRLPFTEFTYADAERSAIRFGLDYEPWECSLADYTCRKLAFPGRPRGFGVVRDLTVPADNHPRVSPDGKWSAQVEDDNLVVRSAGGKVVQVRSVDGTPGNFYDPETIAWSPDSGHLMIYRVNPGYARHVLRVAAAPEDSLQPQLRSQLYPKPGDAIDQEQPVLFDVASGKQTVIDNTLFPNPYELSTPRWRADGASAEFDYVRRGFQQARVIAVDAQTGAAHAAVTENAKTFVYADRRFVHDVDGLGKEIIWASERDGWNHLYRFDGRTGKVLNQITKGDWVVREVVRVDDEARQIWFAASGMNPGEDPYFIHYYRIDFDGKNLVALTPEKANHTARFSPDMQYFVDTYSRVDLPTVSVLRRASDGSAVATISKGDITRLVAAGFKAPEPFVAKGRDGKTDIWGLVVRPTNYDPSRTYPVIENIYAGPHDSFVPKTFWPFGYHSGGDKVMGMQMLADLGFIVVQIDGMGTANRSKAFHDVAWKDLADSGFPDRIAWHRALAAKNPSYDISRVGIYGASAGGQSTLNALLFHGDFYKAGFAMAGCFDNRMDKISWNEQWLGWPVDASYTAASGVEHADKLTGKLFLLWGEQDSNVDPASSMQVVDALVKAGKDFDMLVVPGEEHSVGRSSGPIDYVNRRMFRFFTEALEQGE
- a CDS encoding glycoside hydrolase family 27 protein; protein product: MSRILVTAAALAGSALSLAATPSLAKTPFDGTWLFDEAPDRPGVTMMQVRSQGEAIEGEVTTLWYGPVEMRNARLENGTLTFEANNINDWDNPTQTWHVAMQDGKVRLTGKIWFSDIDETGHKGTKADARARAFQFTQLPAMGAPIPGKLAPTPPMGWSSWNKFDEHIDDATVRAMADAMVATGLRDAGYTYVNIDDGWQGKRDANGVLQPNAKFPDMKALTDYVHSKGLKIGIYSSQGPRTCAGYEGSYGHVQQDAQTFADWGFDYLKYDLCSGEWFYNDRDTVVRSYYEMGKALRDTGRDILFSLCEYGRFDVGEWGRDVGGELWRTTGDITDDFETMAKIGFDHNGKPSHAGPNGWNDPDMLEIGNGGMSAEEYRTHMTLWAMSAAPLMMGHDLRETSPEMLAILTNPRVIAIDQDARGVQGKAVRKQGTSEVWTKPLADGGVALALFNRSDAPVTMPVSLEGTGLAKVGKVENLWSGETSTSLPASVEVPAHGTVAFRVSR